The genomic stretch ACGCTGCCCCGGTGACCACGTGGTTGTTGGTCACCGCGATGCCGGACGGGTCGATGATGAATCCGGAACCGCTGCCGGCTGCATTGAACTGAGTTCCGTAGTCAGGATCGACGAACGTGCCTTGGGCGACGATTCGAACCGTGGCTCCCTTGACGTCGGGAAGCGACGCGACCGCTCCGCTTTCGGGCTGGGTTGAAGCTGTGGTCCCGGCAGCGGTGGTCTCGGTGGACCCGGTGCTCGGGGATCCGGTCGTGGTGGTCTCTTCGCTTCCACCGCCGCAGGCGGCAAGGATCAGAGAGAGAATCGTCAAGAAGATGATTCCACGGACGGCTTTGATGCTCATTACGGCCTTCCCTGTCGAACTTGCTTCTATCCGGACGGCCGGAGCCGCCAAAGTCGAGGCCCCCGAGCCAATGCTAGGTATCGGCCGGTGGTCGATGGCGCTTTGTGCGCGAGAACCGAGGGGCCCCCGGCGCGTCCGGACGGCTTCCGGCGGAAAATCCTCACCCTGGGACTGATCGTTATGCCAGGCTGGCGTTCTGATGGCGACCGTCGACGTTCAAGAACTTCGGAAAGTATTCAAGGTACCGGTCCGCGAGACCGGACTGCGTAACTCGCTGCGCTCGCTCTTCAAGCGGGAGCATCGGATGGTGGAGGCCGTCCGGGGCGTCTCCTTCTCACTGGAGCCGGGTGAGATAGTCGGATTCCTCGGGCCCAATGGGGCGGGCAAGACCACAACGTTGAAGATGCTTTCCGGTCTTCTCTACCCGGATGGTGGAGTAGCCAGAGTGCTCGGCTTCCGGCCGGAGCGTCGTGATGCGGAGTTCCTGCGAAGGGTGGCCTTGATCATGGGCAATCGCAACAGCCTCCAGTGGGACCTGCCGGTCGCAGATTCACTCGAACTGCGCAAAGCCATCTACGAGGTGGATCGTGTCGAGTTCGATCGGCGTATATCCGCCTACACGGAGATGCTCGATGTCGGCGAGCTTCTCACCAAGCCGGTGAGGAACCTGTCGCTCGGGGAGAGGATGAAGGTCGAGATACTCGCCTCCCTGGTACCCCATCCACAGGTGCTGTTCCTGGACGAACCGACCATCGGACTCGACATAACCATGCAAAAGCGGATCAGGGAGTTCGTGAGGGTTTACGCAGCCGAGACCGGTGCCAGCGTCTTGCTGACGAGCCACTACATGGCCGACGTGACCGCGCTGGCCGAGCGGGTGATCGTCATCCACCACGGCAACATCCTCTTCGATGGAGGCCTGGCCGGCCTGTCCGACCGCTTCACGGCGCACAAGACCATCGTTGTTTCGGTGGCAGGGGAGCTCGGCTCTCTCACCGAGCTGGGCCGTGTGGTCGAACAGAACACCTTCAAAGCGACCCTCGAGGTAGCCCGCGACGAGATCGCTGCAGTCGCGGCCCGGCTGCTCGCCGAATACTCGGTGACCGACCTCTCGATCTCGGACCCGCCGATCGAGGACGTCATCGAACAAGCTTTTGCCATCGGCGACGTCCAGGAGGCGGAGGAGGCAGGAGAGTCGAGGCTGTGAGAAAGCTGATCGCCGTCTACGCGGCGGAGATGAAGTTCGCCGTCGCCAACCAGATGCAGTATCGGTGGGCGGCATTCTTCCAGCTGGTCGGGTTCCTCATCGAGCCTGTCGTGTACCTCGTCGTCTGGCGGACGGTGGCCGAATCGGGGGGCCCGATAGGCGGCTACGGAGTGGCAGAGTTCACGTCCTATTACATCGTCTGGACGCTGGTCAGGAACATGAACCTGGCCCTGGCTCCTGGTTCCTGGGACTACTGGATTCAATCGGGGCGGATATCCAACGACCTCATGCACCCGGTGCCGATCTTTCACCGTCAACTGGCGGCCTTCGCCGGTTTCAAGTTCGTCTGGATACTTCTCTGGTTCCCGGTGGCGGCCGGCCTGTCCCTCATCTTCAAACCCGATCTGAGCCCGACCCTGGTGCAGGGCCTGGTTTTCTTCGTGGCGATCTGGCTGGGATACGTCATCCGGTTCTCGATCTTGTTCTTGATGGGGCTGATCAGCTTCTGGACGACGCGCGCTCAGGCGTTGATCGAGATCGTGATGGGTGCCGAGCTTCTTCTGTCCGGCCGGTTGGTTCCGCTGGCCGTGATGCCCGAGTGGGTTGAGCGGCTCGCCGGATGGCTGCCGTTTCAGTGGACCTTCCAGTATCCGATCGAGGTCCTGATCGGCCGTCTGAGCGATCGAGAGGTATACGTGGGTCTCGGCCTGCAGTTCCTCTGGATAGGCCTCCTCACGGGTGGCATCTTCCTGACCTGGCGGCGCGCGATCAAGCGCTACACGGCGGTTGGGTCATGAACGGGTTCCGTCTTGCCGTCATGCATTGGAAGGTCGGCGCGATGCACGAGGTTCAGTACAGGGTCAACTTCTTCCTGCAGCTGGTCGATTCGGTCATCCGCCTGGCAACCGGGCTGGTTGCGATCTGGCTCGTGTTCTCGCACACGGACGACCTGGCCGGGTGGAACCGTCACGAGCTCCTCGCCGTCATGGGTATCCACATTCTCCTGTCGGGCATCAACCGCACATTCGTGGAACCGAACGTGTTCCAGTTCATCTACACGATCGGAGAGGGAGAGTTCGACTACGTGCTGGCCCGCCCCGTCGATTCCCAGCTGCTCGTCAGCGTTCGCAACCTGCGTTTCTGGCAGCTGGTGGATGTCGTTGTCGGAGCCGTCGTGATCGGTTGGGCGGTCTCGGGGATCATGGCGACGACCTCATGGCTCGAGGCGGCCACCTTCCTGATAGCCGTTTCCTGC from Acidimicrobiia bacterium encodes the following:
- a CDS encoding ATP-binding cassette domain-containing protein produces the protein MATVDVQELRKVFKVPVRETGLRNSLRSLFKREHRMVEAVRGVSFSLEPGEIVGFLGPNGAGKTTTLKMLSGLLYPDGGVARVLGFRPERRDAEFLRRVALIMGNRNSLQWDLPVADSLELRKAIYEVDRVEFDRRISAYTEMLDVGELLTKPVRNLSLGERMKVEILASLVPHPQVLFLDEPTIGLDITMQKRIREFVRVYAAETGASVLLTSHYMADVTALAERVIVIHHGNILFDGGLAGLSDRFTAHKTIVVSVAGELGSLTELGRVVEQNTFKATLEVARDEIAAVAARLLAEYSVTDLSISDPPIEDVIEQAFAIGDVQEAEEAGESRL
- a CDS encoding ABC-2 family transporter protein, whose product is MRKLIAVYAAEMKFAVANQMQYRWAAFFQLVGFLIEPVVYLVVWRTVAESGGPIGGYGVAEFTSYYIVWTLVRNMNLALAPGSWDYWIQSGRISNDLMHPVPIFHRQLAAFAGFKFVWILLWFPVAAGLSLIFKPDLSPTLVQGLVFFVAIWLGYVIRFSILFLMGLISFWTTRAQALIEIVMGAELLLSGRLVPLAVMPEWVERLAGWLPFQWTFQYPIEVLIGRLSDREVYVGLGLQFLWIGLLTGGIFLTWRRAIKRYTAVGS
- a CDS encoding ABC-2 family transporter protein — its product is MNGFRLAVMHWKVGAMHEVQYRVNFFLQLVDSVIRLATGLVAIWLVFSHTDDLAGWNRHELLAVMGIHILLSGINRTFVEPNVFQFIYTIGEGEFDYVLARPVDSQLLVSVRNLRFWQLVDVVVGAVVIGWAVSGIMATTSWLEAATFLIAVSCGAVILYCMWMMVAAAAFKWIRVDDTVGLLNGLFQAGRWPVTIYPGWLRLTLTFVIPLAFAITVPAESLSSRLTGGTMVLTLVVTGVMLLITRLAWQRGVRNYSGASA